From Desulfuromonadales bacterium:
CTGCAGGCTGTCGCCGCCGAGGGTCTGGAAATTTCCGACTTGCCGATGGTCGGTCTCGGTGAGGGGATCATCGGTCAGATGGCCAGGACCGGCGAGAATTACTTCATTGACGATCTCGAGAACTACACCCGCGATTTTCGGCATCCCGTCGTCTGCATCCCCTTGAAAATCAAGGAGCATGTCATCGGCGTGATAGTCATTTACAAGCTGCTGGTGCAAAAAAGCCACTTTGCCGATGTGGATTTCGAGCTTTTTACCCTGCTGGCGGGGCATGCCGCCACCGCTGTCTTCTCTTCCCGGCTTTATTCGGAATCGGAGCGGAAGCTGTCCACCATTCAGGGTTTTATCGATCTGTTGACCAAGTAGGTTCCAGGGAGGGTTTGCATGTCCACATACAAGGTTCTGATCGTTGAAGACTCGCCGACCATGCGCCAGCTGATCGTTTTTGCCCTGAAGCGACTGCGTGGGCTGAACATCGTTGAGGCGAACGACGGGGTCGATGGGCTGAAAAAGCTGTCGAGTGACAAATTCGACCTGATTTTCACCGACATCAACATGCCGATCATGGACGGACTCAAACTGGTGAGCCTGGTGCGTAACGATGCGGGCTACAAGCAGGTGCCCATCGTCATCATCACCACCGAAGGGGCGAGCGAGGACCGGGAGCGCGCTCTGGCGCTGGGGGCAAACGATTACATCACCAAACCGATACAGACCACGCAGATACTCGACGTCGCCAAACGTCTGCTCAATCTCGGCACCTGACCGCTGTCCCCGCAGGCCGGCAAGCCTTCTTCCCTGGCGAGGGTTGACAACTGCCGTGCCTGTTTTGTTTAATATCCGGGTTCGACCGACTGTTGCCGGTCTGCCTTATCCTGACCACCATGGAGGC
This genomic window contains:
- a CDS encoding response regulator translates to MSTYKVLIVEDSPTMRQLIVFALKRLRGLNIVEANDGVDGLKKLSSDKFDLIFTDINMPIMDGLKLVSLVRNDAGYKQVPIVIITTEGASEDRERALALGANDYITKPIQTTQILDVAKRLLNLGT